The Pseudomonas allokribbensis genome has a window encoding:
- a CDS encoding monovalent cation:proton antiporter-2 (CPA2) family protein, whose translation MPHEGNLLQAAVVFLFAAVLTVPLAKRLQLGAVLGYLFAGVIIGPSVLGLIGNPQSVSHISELGVVLLLFIIGLELSPRRLWVMRKSVFGVGLAQVLLTGSVIGVLALSVFGQPLNSAIVLGLGLALSSTAFGLQSLAERKELTSPHGRLAFAILLFQDIAAIPLIALVPMLAGVDHHTSTADDVRHSLQVLGSIAVVVIGGRYLLRPVFRVVAKTGLPEVSTATALLVVIGTAWLMDMVGVSMALGAFLAGLLLADSEYRHELEAQIEPFKGLLLGLFFISVGMGANLSLLLSAPITVLGLTLLLIALKLPLLFVVGRLAGGLNKVSAIRLGIVLAAGGEFAFVVFKIGRDQGLFEPRLYDLLVLTITLSMAVTPLLLLICARLVSPKVQPVEVPEKFRQIDTETPRVVIAGMGRMGQIVARILRAQNIKFVALDTSVETIELSRSFGGVPVFYGDPMRPEILSAAKVGEAEYFVIATDDPETNIKTAEIVRKLYPHMKIIARARNRQHVHRLVDVGADPIRETYYSSLEMSRRTLVGLGLTQAQADARIKRFKHHDEQVLEAQHAVYDDAAKVLQTAQEARAELARLFESDQLEEQSGKS comes from the coding sequence ATGCCCCATGAAGGCAACCTGTTGCAAGCCGCTGTCGTATTTCTGTTCGCGGCAGTGCTTACCGTTCCCCTGGCCAAGCGCCTGCAACTGGGCGCGGTGCTCGGTTATCTGTTTGCCGGAGTGATCATCGGCCCGTCGGTGCTGGGCCTGATCGGCAATCCGCAGAGCGTCAGCCATATCTCCGAGCTGGGCGTGGTGTTGCTGCTATTCATCATCGGTCTGGAGCTTTCGCCGCGACGCTTGTGGGTGATGCGCAAATCGGTGTTCGGCGTTGGTCTGGCACAGGTGCTTTTGACCGGTTCGGTGATTGGCGTACTGGCGTTGTCGGTGTTCGGCCAGCCGCTGAACAGCGCGATTGTTCTGGGCCTGGGCCTGGCCCTGTCGTCCACCGCGTTCGGTCTGCAAAGCCTCGCCGAGCGCAAGGAACTGACCAGCCCCCACGGTCGTCTGGCGTTTGCAATTTTGCTGTTCCAAGACATCGCCGCGATCCCGCTGATCGCCCTGGTGCCGATGCTCGCGGGCGTCGATCACCACACCAGCACTGCCGACGATGTGCGCCACAGTTTGCAGGTCTTGGGCAGCATCGCTGTGGTGGTGATTGGCGGACGATATCTGTTGCGTCCGGTGTTCCGCGTGGTGGCGAAAACCGGCCTGCCGGAGGTGTCTACCGCCACCGCATTGCTGGTGGTCATCGGCACCGCGTGGCTGATGGACATGGTCGGTGTGTCGATGGCGCTGGGCGCGTTTCTCGCCGGATTGCTGCTGGCGGACTCGGAATATCGTCATGAGCTGGAAGCGCAGATCGAGCCGTTCAAAGGCCTGCTGCTGGGGCTGTTCTTCATCAGCGTCGGCATGGGCGCCAACCTCAGTCTGCTGCTGAGCGCACCGATCACGGTGCTGGGGCTGACGCTGTTGCTGATTGCGCTGAAGTTGCCACTGTTGTTTGTGGTCGGGCGTCTGGCCGGTGGGTTGAACAAGGTCAGTGCGATTCGCCTGGGCATCGTGCTGGCGGCGGGTGGTGAATTTGCATTCGTGGTGTTCAAGATCGGTCGCGATCAAGGTCTGTTCGAGCCGCGTCTGTACGACCTGCTGGTGCTGACCATCACCCTGTCGATGGCCGTCACGCCGTTGCTGCTATTGATTTGCGCACGGCTGGTCAGCCCGAAAGTGCAGCCAGTTGAAGTGCCGGAGAAATTCCGCCAGATCGACACCGAAACTCCACGGGTGGTCATCGCCGGCATGGGCCGGATGGGTCAGATCGTGGCGCGGATCCTGCGGGCGCAGAACATCAAGTTCGTGGCGCTGGACACCTCGGTGGAAACCATCGAACTGTCGCGCAGTTTCGGCGGTGTGCCGGTGTTCTACGGCGACCCGATGCGTCCGGAAATCCTCAGCGCGGCCAAGGTCGGGGAAGCGGAATATTTCGTGATTGCCACGGACGATCCGGAGACCAACATCAAGACCGCCGAGATCGTGCGCAAGCTCTACCCGCACATGAAGATCATCGCCCGGGCGCGTAACCGGCAGCACGTTCATCGCCTGGTGGATGTCGGCGCCGATCCGATCCGGGAGACCTATTACTCCAGTCTGGAAATGAGCCGTCGCACGTTAGTGGGCCTCGGTTTGACCCAGGCCCAGGCCGATGCGCGAATCAAGCGCTTCAAGCACCACGACGAACAGGTACTGGAAGCTCAGCACGCGGTGTACGACGACGCGGCCAAAGTGCTGCAGACCGCGCAGGAAGCGCGGGCGGAACTGGCCAGACTGTTCGAGTCGGATCAACTGGAAGAACAGTCCGGCAAGTCCTGA
- the hcnC gene encoding cyanide-forming glycine dehydrogenase subunit HcnC has translation MSKFYDVVIAGGGVIGASIAYQLSKRKNLKVAMIDAKRPGNATRASAGGLWAIGESVGLGCGVIFFRMMSANRKRETQGAAVAVDSSTPHILPPSFFDFALQSNALYPALHRELKDNHGMDFKFEKTGLKFVIYDDEDRLYAEHIVGCIPHLADQVRWLDQAALRESEPSVSHEARGALEFLCDHQVSPFRLADAYAEGARQNGVDMYVNTNITGVLHHGTRVTGVQTAEAGVFHCKTLINAAGAWAADLSEWATGVRIPVKPVKGQILLTERLPKILNGCLTTSDCYMAQKDNGEILIGSTTEDKGFDVTTTWPEIAGLVQGAVRCLPELADINLKRTWAGLRPGSPDELPILGPMVGVDGYLNACGHFRTGVLTSAITGVLLDKLVNDEPLPLDITPFLADRFEVTPVQEERTLEMA, from the coding sequence ATGAGTAAGTTCTATGACGTGGTCATCGCCGGCGGCGGTGTGATCGGCGCGTCCATCGCCTATCAGTTGTCCAAGCGCAAAAATCTCAAGGTCGCGATGATCGACGCCAAGCGCCCGGGCAACGCGACCCGAGCCTCGGCCGGCGGCTTATGGGCCATCGGTGAGTCGGTGGGACTGGGCTGCGGGGTGATTTTCTTCCGCATGATGTCGGCCAACCGCAAGCGCGAAACCCAAGGCGCGGCGGTGGCGGTGGATTCCAGCACGCCGCACATCCTGCCGCCGTCGTTCTTCGACTTCGCCTTGCAGTCCAACGCGCTGTACCCGGCGCTGCACCGTGAGCTGAAAGACAACCACGGGATGGATTTCAAGTTCGAAAAGACCGGGCTCAAGTTCGTCATTTATGACGATGAAGACCGGTTGTACGCCGAGCACATCGTCGGCTGCATTCCGCACCTGGCCGATCAGGTGCGCTGGCTCGATCAGGCGGCATTGCGCGAGTCCGAGCCGAGCGTCAGTCATGAAGCGCGTGGCGCGCTGGAGTTTCTCTGCGATCACCAGGTCAGTCCGTTCCGCCTCGCCGACGCCTATGCCGAAGGCGCCCGGCAGAATGGCGTGGACATGTACGTCAACACCAACATCACCGGCGTTCTGCATCACGGCACGCGGGTGACCGGTGTTCAAACCGCCGAAGCCGGGGTGTTTCACTGCAAGACCCTGATCAACGCGGCGGGGGCGTGGGCGGCAGATCTCAGCGAGTGGGCCACTGGCGTGCGCATTCCGGTGAAACCGGTGAAAGGGCAGATCCTGTTGACCGAACGCCTGCCGAAAATCCTCAACGGTTGCCTGACCACCAGCGATTGCTACATGGCGCAGAAGGACAACGGCGAGATCCTGATCGGCAGCACCACCGAGGACAAAGGCTTCGACGTCACCACCACCTGGCCGGAAATCGCCGGGCTGGTGCAGGGCGCGGTGCGTTGTCTGCCGGAACTGGCGGACATCAACCTCAAGCGCACCTGGGCCGGGCTGCGGCCGGGCTCGCCGGATGAGTTGCCGATTCTCGGGCCCATGGTCGGGGTGGACGGTTACCTCAACGCCTGCGGGCACTTCCGCACCGGGGTGCTGACGTCAGCGATTACCGGGGTGTTGCTGGATAAGCTGGTCAACGATGAGCCGCTGCCGCTGGATATCACACCGTTTCTGGCGGATCGGTTTGAAGTGACGCCCGTGCAGGAAGAGCGGACGCTGGAGATGGCCTGA
- the hcnB gene encoding cyanide-forming glycine dehydrogenase subunit HcnB produces the protein MSQHPVIVGGGPAGMAAAIELARHGVRSTLLEEASRLGGVVYRGPLRDGVQLDYLGPRYSEALSKLHGDFQEQAGLIDVRLHHRVVGAEGTRSLVVLDGDERLHEISYPQLLLAAGCHERSVPFPGWTLPGVIMLGGLQLQIKSGVVKPQGPVVIAGTGPLLPLVATQLHASGVSVAGVYEACAFGKIARESLALLNKPQLFLDGLSMLAYLKLHGIPMNYGWGVVEAHGEGELKSVSVAPYSATWEPDMSRVERFEAKTLAVGYGFIPRTQLSQQMGLDHGFSDDGYLRANSNIWQQSSEPHVHLAGDMGGIRGGEAAMLAGKIAATSILLQRGVLEEELARVRRDRYLSKLKAIVRFRAAVDRYTERGVGQIALPAADTVICRCEHATRADIDRALEQGVQDIASLKMRTRVSMGDCQGRMCVGYCSDRLRQATGRKDVGWLRPRFPVDPIPFSAFQSLGTEAVSHE, from the coding sequence ATGAGCCAGCATCCGGTCATCGTCGGCGGTGGGCCGGCGGGGATGGCGGCGGCCATCGAACTGGCGCGCCATGGTGTGCGCAGCACATTGCTTGAGGAGGCGTCGCGCCTGGGTGGTGTGGTCTATCGCGGGCCGCTGCGTGACGGCGTGCAGCTGGATTACCTGGGGCCGCGCTATTCCGAAGCACTGAGCAAATTGCACGGCGACTTTCAGGAGCAGGCCGGGCTGATCGATGTGCGCCTGCATCACCGTGTGGTTGGCGCCGAAGGCACCCGCTCGCTAGTCGTGCTCGATGGCGATGAGCGTCTGCACGAAATCAGCTATCCGCAACTGCTGCTGGCCGCCGGTTGCCATGAGCGCAGCGTGCCGTTTCCCGGCTGGACGCTGCCGGGCGTGATCATGCTTGGCGGCCTGCAATTGCAGATCAAGAGTGGCGTGGTCAAACCGCAGGGCCCAGTGGTGATCGCCGGCACCGGGCCGCTGTTGCCGCTGGTGGCGACCCAGTTGCACGCGTCAGGCGTGAGTGTTGCCGGTGTCTACGAGGCCTGCGCGTTCGGCAAGATTGCCAGGGAAAGCCTGGCGCTTCTGAACAAGCCGCAACTCTTCCTTGATGGCTTGAGCATGCTCGCCTACCTGAAACTGCACGGCATCCCGATGAACTACGGCTGGGGCGTGGTCGAAGCCCATGGCGAGGGCGAGTTGAAAAGCGTCAGCGTGGCACCGTACTCGGCGACGTGGGAACCGGACATGAGCCGCGTCGAACGCTTCGAAGCGAAGACGCTCGCGGTCGGTTACGGCTTCATTCCGCGTACCCAGTTGAGTCAGCAAATGGGCCTGGATCACGGCTTCAGCGACGACGGTTACCTGCGCGCCAATTCCAACATTTGGCAGCAGAGCAGCGAACCCCATGTGCATCTGGCTGGTGATATGGGCGGGATTCGCGGCGGTGAAGCGGCGATGCTGGCCGGCAAGATCGCCGCCACTTCGATCCTGCTGCAACGCGGTGTGCTGGAAGAGGAACTGGCGCGGGTCCGCCGCGACCGTTACCTGAGCAAACTCAAAGCCATCGTGCGTTTCCGCGCGGCGGTGGATCGCTACACCGAACGCGGCGTCGGGCAAATCGCATTGCCGGCAGCAGACACGGTGATCTGCCGCTGTGAACACGCGACTCGCGCCGACATCGACCGGGCGCTGGAGCAGGGCGTGCAAGACATCGCCAGCCTGAAAATGCGCACCCGCGTGAGCATGGGCGACTGTCAGGGGCGGATGTGCGTCGGCTATTGCAGCGACCGTTTGCGTCAGGCCACCGGGCGCAAGGATGTCGGCTGGCTGCGGCCGCGTTTCCCGGTCGATCCGATTCCTTTTTCCGCGTTCCAGTCCCTCGGCACGGAGGCCGTTTCCCATGAGTAA
- the hcnA gene encoding cyanide-forming glycine dehydrogenase subunit HcnA: MHCLERTFDIQPLAQADMTVHINGQPVTAAIGETVLSVIQSLGVRQVARNDHNQISGAYCGMGVCQCCLVKINGRHKRRACQTVVRDGMHIETQANRIHGQEAL, translated from the coding sequence ATGCACTGCCTAGAAAGAACCTTCGATATCCAGCCCTTGGCGCAGGCGGATATGACTGTCCACATCAACGGCCAACCGGTCACCGCCGCCATCGGCGAAACTGTGCTCAGCGTCATTCAGTCTCTCGGCGTGCGCCAGGTCGCGCGCAACGATCACAACCAGATCAGCGGTGCCTATTGCGGGATGGGCGTGTGCCAGTGCTGCCTGGTGAAAATCAACGGCCGGCACAAACGCCGCGCCTGCCAGACCGTGGTGCGTGACGGCATGCACATCGAAACCCAGGCTAACCGCATTCACGGTCAGGAGGCACTATGA